In one Curtobacterium citreum genomic region, the following are encoded:
- a CDS encoding LLM class flavin-dependent oxidoreductase → MQFGIFTVSDVTTDPTTGRTPDDTQRVKDILTIAEHADQAGLDVFATGEHHNPPFVASSPTTMLGYLAGRTKHITLSTSTTLITTNDPVRIAEEYAMLQVISDGRMDLMMGRGNTGPVYPWFGQDIRQGVNLAIEHYALVRQLWENDVVDWQGKFRTPLQGFTSTPRPLDGVPPFVWHGSIRTPEIAEQAAYYGDGFLHNNIFWPIQHTEQMVGLYRQRFEHYGHGTADQAIVGLGGQFFARKNSQDAWDEFRPYFDNAPVYGHGPSMEDFTAQTPLTVGSPQQVIDRYATMKDHVGHYQRQLFLIDHAGLPLKTVLEQIDILAEDIVPELRRINDADRPAHVPSDPPSHADRVAAALAAGTVGSDHVAAEDAWTGASV, encoded by the coding sequence ATGCAGTTCGGCATCTTCACCGTCAGCGACGTGACGACGGACCCCACCACCGGCCGGACGCCGGACGACACCCAGCGCGTCAAGGACATCCTGACGATCGCCGAGCACGCCGACCAGGCGGGCCTGGACGTCTTCGCCACGGGTGAGCACCACAACCCGCCGTTCGTCGCCTCGAGCCCGACGACGATGCTCGGCTACCTCGCCGGTCGGACGAAGCACATCACCCTGTCGACCAGCACGACGCTGATCACCACGAACGACCCGGTGCGCATCGCCGAGGAGTACGCGATGCTCCAGGTGATCTCCGACGGCCGCATGGACCTCATGATGGGCCGCGGCAACACCGGCCCCGTGTACCCCTGGTTCGGCCAGGACATCCGCCAGGGCGTGAACCTGGCGATCGAGCACTACGCGCTCGTCCGCCAGCTCTGGGAGAACGACGTCGTGGACTGGCAGGGCAAGTTCCGCACCCCGCTGCAGGGCTTCACGTCGACCCCGCGTCCGCTCGACGGCGTCCCGCCGTTCGTCTGGCACGGTTCGATCCGCACGCCCGAGATCGCCGAGCAGGCGGCCTACTACGGCGACGGCTTCCTGCACAACAACATCTTCTGGCCGATCCAGCACACCGAGCAGATGGTCGGTCTGTACCGCCAGCGCTTCGAGCACTACGGGCACGGCACCGCCGACCAGGCGATCGTCGGTCTCGGTGGGCAGTTCTTCGCCCGGAAGAACTCGCAGGACGCGTGGGACGAGTTCCGCCCGTACTTCGACAACGCCCCGGTCTACGGTCACGGCCCCTCGATGGAGGACTTCACCGCCCAGACCCCGCTCACGGTCGGCTCCCCGCAGCAGGTCATCGACCGGTACGCGACGATGAAGGACCACGTCGGGCACTACCAGCGCCAGCTGTTCCTGATCGACCACGCGGGGCTGCCGCTCAAGACGGTGCTCGAGCAGATCGACATCCTGGCCGAGGACATCGTCCCCGAGCTCCGTCGCATCAACGACGCAGACCGTCCGGCGCACGTGCCGTCGGACCCGCCGTCGCACGCGGACCGCGTGGCCGCGGCCCTCGCCGCCGGCACCGTCGGCAGCGACCACGTCGCGGCCGAGGATGCGTGGACGGGCGCGTCCGTCTGA
- a CDS encoding DMT family transporter: MAWLVLFVSAALETVWATALGASDGFSQPGPTAVFAVTIVVSLVAFGYVLRHIPISTAYAVWTGTGAALTVLWGMATGVEPVTVLRLLFIAGIVGCVVGLKLVPARPAPARPAPARTSHSDPCVGD; the protein is encoded by the coding sequence GTGGCGTGGCTCGTCCTGTTCGTCAGCGCCGCGCTCGAGACCGTCTGGGCGACCGCCCTCGGCGCGAGCGACGGCTTCAGCCAGCCGGGTCCGACGGCCGTCTTCGCCGTCACGATCGTCGTCAGCCTCGTGGCGTTCGGCTACGTGCTCCGGCACATCCCGATCAGCACCGCGTACGCCGTGTGGACGGGCACCGGCGCCGCGCTCACCGTGCTGTGGGGCATGGCAACCGGAGTGGAGCCCGTCACGGTCCTGCGCCTGCTGTTCATCGCCGGGATCGTCGGCTGCGTCGTCGGCCTGAAGCTCGTCCCCGCCCGCCCGGCCCCCGCCCGCCCAGCCCCCGCCCGCACCTCGCACTCCGATCCGTGCGTCGGAGACTGA
- a CDS encoding DMT family transporter, whose translation MAWLVLVASGVLEAVWATALSASNGFNKVVPTIVFVAGMALSMVGLAFAMQAIPVGTAYAVWVGIGASLTVVVAILRRQEAASLARVALVLGLVACVVGLKVVS comes from the coding sequence ATGGCCTGGCTGGTCCTGGTGGCGTCCGGCGTGCTCGAAGCGGTGTGGGCCACCGCGCTGAGTGCGTCGAACGGGTTCAATAAGGTGGTCCCGACGATCGTGTTCGTCGCCGGCATGGCGCTGAGCATGGTCGGCCTGGCGTTCGCGATGCAGGCGATCCCGGTCGGTACGGCCTACGCCGTCTGGGTCGGGATCGGCGCCTCGCTGACCGTGGTCGTCGCGATCCTGCGCCGTCAGGAGGCCGCGTCGCTGGCCCGGGTCGCCCTCGTGCTCGGTCTGGTCGCCTGCGTGGTCGGCCTCAAGGTGGTGAGCTGA
- a CDS encoding TetR/AcrR family transcriptional regulator, which translates to MTTREDLEQRRVDVSDAACRVLARDGLGALSVRGVAAEAGLPPSTVRYVFPTQAAMREHAITLVFDRTRERIDAIPAGLPDDETARRILVELLPLDDERIVELDVYLALGNAALTDDALRPALDRVVAEMRAWCDRIVALVGVPEDDRVDEACRLHALVDGLCVHVTRLAPGESGEWAIALLDRHLTGLPTA; encoded by the coding sequence ATGACCACGCGCGAAGACCTCGAGCAGCGCCGCGTCGACGTGTCCGACGCCGCGTGCCGCGTGCTCGCCCGGGACGGCCTCGGCGCGCTGAGCGTCCGGGGCGTCGCGGCCGAGGCCGGGCTGCCGCCGAGCACCGTCCGGTACGTCTTCCCGACCCAGGCCGCGATGCGCGAGCACGCCATCACGCTCGTGTTCGACCGCACGCGGGAGCGCATCGACGCGATCCCCGCCGGGCTGCCGGACGACGAGACCGCGCGGCGGATCCTGGTCGAGCTCCTGCCGCTCGACGACGAACGCATCGTCGAGCTCGACGTCTACCTGGCGCTCGGGAACGCGGCGCTGACGGACGACGCGCTCCGGCCGGCCCTCGACCGGGTGGTCGCCGAGATGCGCGCCTGGTGCGACCGGATCGTCGCGCTGGTCGGGGTGCCCGAGGACGACCGCGTCGACGAGGCCTGTCGGCTGCACGCCCTCGTGGACGGGCTCTGCGTGCACGTCACACGCCTGGCCCCGGGGGAGTCCGGCGAGTGGGCGATCGCGCTGCTCGACCGGCACCTGACGGGCCTGCCCACGGCCTGA